A window from Trichomycterus rosablanca isolate fTriRos1 chromosome 21, fTriRos1.hap1, whole genome shotgun sequence encodes these proteins:
- the slc39a14 gene encoding metal cation symporter ZIP14 yields MTQSPAHVCTQLTLSVLLTLTLGLLRWPLAEVRGQSEFSPFLEDLLSRYGENGSISVPQLRSLLVHLNIEPSEEETAETKSKGNESTCLETGTLAVHGLHEQSRLDAPGLQQFCPLMLQQLDSRSCRAQQNPEPEPSAKPTAAEVWGYGFVSVTVISLCSLLGASVVPFMKKTFYKRLLLYFIALAIGTLYSNALFQLIPEAFGFDPTESSYVSKSAVVFGGFYLFFFTEKVLKMILKPKQGGGHGHGHGHFPVERHANGDPEDGVTEKLQNGEAGGASVARVDEELREEDKMLSSGQTPQDSQGRCYWLKGRSYSDIGTLAWMITLSDGLHNFIDGLAIGASFTVSVFQGISTSVAILCEEFPHELGDFVILLNAGMSIQQALFFNFLSACCCYLGMGFGILAGNQFSPNWIFALAGGMFLYISLADMFPEMNEVSREEEEAGGSASLICFAIQNAGLLTGFSIMLILTVYSSQIQLE; encoded by the exons ATGACCCAGAGTCCGGCCCATGTCTGCACCCAGCTGACCCTGAGTGTTCTCCTCACGCTGACCCTCGGCCTGTTACGCTGGCCTTTAGCAGAGGTCAGGGGTCAGTCGGAGTTTTCCCCGTTTCTGGAGGATCTGCTGAGCCGTTATGGAGAGAACGGTTCCATCTCCGTACCGCAGCTCCGCTCGCTCCTCGTTCACCTCAACATCGAGCCGAGTGAGGAGGAGACGGCCGAGACGAAATCCAAGGGTAACGAGTCCACG tgcttaGAAACAGGAACCCTGGCGGTTCACGGCCTACATGAACAGTCCCGATTGGACGCTCCGGGTCTGCAGCAGTTTTGTCCCctgatgctgcagcagctggactCTCGATCGTGCCGAGCTCAGCAGAACCCGGAACCGGAACCCAGCGCCAAGCCGACAGCCGCCGAGG TTTGGGGTTACGGGTTCGTGAGTGTAACGGTGATCTCGCTGTGCTCGCTGTTGGGCGCCAGCGTGGTTCCCTTCATGAAGAAAACCTTTTACAAACGCCTGCTGCTCTACTTCATAGCGCTGGCCATCGGTACGCTCTATTCCAACGCCCTGTTTCAGCTCATCCCCGAG GCGTTCGGGTTCGACCCCACCGAGTCCAGCTACGTATCCAAATCCGCAGTGGTCTTCGGGGGGTTCTACCTCTTCTTCTTCACCGAGAAAGTGCTGAAGATGATCCTCAAACCCAAACAGGGG GGAGGACATGGGCACGGGCATGGGCATTTCCCCGTGGAGCGCCACGCTAACGGCGATCCGGAGGACGGGGTGACGGAGAAGCTGCAGAACGGAGAAGCTGGAGGAGCTTCTGTAGCTCGAGTGGACGAGGAGCTCAGAGAAGAAGATAAAATGCTGAGCTCAGGACAGACGCCGCAG GACTCTCAGGGTAGGTGTTACTGGTTGAAGGGCAGGTCGTACTCGGACATCGGGACGTTAGCGTGGATGATCACACTCAGCGACGGACTCCACAACTTCATCGACGGTTTGGCTATCGGCGCCTCCTTCACCGTCTCAGTGTTCCAGGGCATCAGCACCTCCGTCGCCATCCTGTGTGAGGAGTTCCCTCATGAACTGG GTGATTTCGTGATCCTCCTGAACGCTGGGATGAGCATCCAGCAGGCGCTTTTCTTCAACTTCCTCTCCGCCTGCTGCTGCTATCTGGGGATGGGATTCGGGATCCTGGCGGGAAACCAGTTCTCCCCTAACTGGATCTTCGCTCTGGCGGGGGGGATGTTCCTCTACATCTCTCTGGCTGATATG TTTCCCGAGATGAACGAGGTGAGTCGCGAGGAAGAGGAAGCGGGAGGAAGTGCGAGCCTCATCTGCTTCGCCATCCAGAACGCCGGGCTGCTCACGGGCTTCAGCATCATGCTCATCCTGACCGTTTATTCGAGCCAGATTCAGCTGGAATAG